Proteins from a genomic interval of Trichoderma breve strain T069 chromosome 2, whole genome shotgun sequence:
- a CDS encoding ubiquinol-cytochrome C reductase complex 14kD subunit domain-containing protein: MDTPVHLECRLSCANFQTCNKVGAFPCTRGCALVAHVKYCSVMCEDAHWPEHKKDCEALLVKDGWRPGYETEGRKNSFVDWTTVETAPPPLPLMEDKRLLWGGTLAADVLNVENNEALDEDDRYMSLLFTDSGDLRHLFQTIAKLPPRSDWSVDASINIERIAFFSRNVIVVLCALEATQSAQGHDQAYMSRTIDTIIHVWYSAFLTRDIVQYLEEKIQPLLEQVRHHLDGKALDTEIVHTWEFSGGSYLSLSLPVVRWNYVINSLKIPPALSYQVAKARMQHVTLDPRRHDAREYHYSKMTDSPHLRMVYQRFLEDGMLLPFGHSRLDFVYPNGALFPEDIKYSYAESGSPLAAWGVLDVNKTPWAAENDLYGKLYCFLRGVIGNILHWLGPNEIGLSFHNVPIRTLPSRLAKRKYDRIEVSNVCGREELSIRDTFQLFSGHLKDPADNPHATLMTWFVNAAKEPKDTRGNAQSLFTTFQLQLLYNNFDTKANTTHQLFTLVNVPRLIDQYFIDRYMNTREFEQIARESGMEMKSENTVVDKWPARPKNNTMTKPSPPSPSQQQQPTMVSLAPFVLKRPWLVKALTPAANWYAGASGYRQLGLRYDDLLEEENEAVQIALKRLSAKESYERVYRIRRSVQCSYTHKLLPKDQWTKPEEDVPYLRNILAQVEAELAEKDALDSMTVIKKH; this comes from the exons ATGGACACACCGGTTCATTTAGAATGCCGACTCAGTTGCGCCAACTTCCAAACTTGCAACAAAGTCGGAGCATTTCCGTGTACCCGCGGCTGTGCCTTGGTGGCT CATGTAAAGTATTGCAGTGTCATGTGCGAAGACGCTCACTGGCCAGAGCACAAGAAGGACTGCGAAGCCCTGTTGGTCAAAGACGGATGGCGTCCTGGGTATGAGACTGAGGGCCGCAAGAATTCATTCGTGGATTGGACCACGGTCGAAACTGCTCctccgcctcttcctctgatGGAGGACAAAAGGCTTCTCTGGGGCGGCACACTAGCGGCTGACGTTCTCAACGTGGAAAACAATGAGGCcctggatgaagacgataGATACATGTCTTTACTTTTTACTG ATTCCGGTGACTTGCGCCATCTTTTTCAGACAATAGCTAAACTACCGCCCCGGTCCGATTGGTCCGTGGATGCCTCGATCAACATTGAGAGGATTGCTTTCTTTTCACGAAACGTGATAGTGGTTTTGTGCGCTCTTGAGGCCACACAGTCGGCGCAAGGCCACGACCAAGCATATATGTCTAGGACCATTGATACCATTATACATGTCTGGTATTCAGCTTTTTTGACTCGAGACATTGTGCAATATCTGGAAGAAAAGATTCAGCCCTTGTTGGAGCAAGTTCGTCACCACTTGGACGGCAAAGCTCTCGATACCGAAATCGTCCACACGTGGGAATTTTCTGGAGGCAGCTATCTCAGTCTATCCCTCCCAGTAGTACGCTGGAACTATGTCATTAACTCCTTAAAAATCCCCCCTGCACTCAGCTATCAAGTCGCAAAGGCCCGAATGCAACATGTCACTCTGGATCCACGCAGACACGATGCCCGAGAATATCACTATTCCAAGATGACAGACTCTCCGCATTTGCGCATGGTATATCAGAGGTTCCTCGAAGACGGGAtgcttttgccttttgggcATTCACGTCTTGATTTTGTCTACCCAAATGG CGCCCTGTTTCCAGAGGATATCAAGTACAGTTATGCTGAGAGTGGTAGTCCTCTTGCTGCATGGGGCGTCTTGGACGTGAACAAGACGCCGTGGGCTGCCGAGAACGATTTGTACGGGAAGCTTTACTGCTTTCTTAGGGGTGTGATTGGGAATATCCTTCATTGGCTAGGGCCAAACGAAATCGGGCTGTCATTTCACAATGTTCCCATTCGAACGCTTCCTAGTCGCCTGGCTAAGAGAAAGTATGATCGAATAGAG GTGTCGAATGTGTGCGGCAGAGAAGAATTGAGCATTCGAGACACGTTTCAACTCTTCTCTGGGCACCTGAAGGACCCAGCAGATAATCCTCATGCCACTCTAATGACGTGGTTCGTCAACGCAGCAAAGGAGCCGAAAGATACCCGAGGCAATGCACAAAGTCTGTTTACCACCTTTCAACTCCAGTTATTATACAATAATTTTGATACAAAAGCCAACACCACCCACCAGCTTTTCACTCTGGTGAACGTGCCTAGACTTATTGACCAATACTTTATCGA CAGGTATATGAATACACGTGAATTTGAGCAGATTGCTCGCGAGTctgggatggagatgaagtcggAGAATACCGTTGTGGACAAGTGGCCCGCGAGGCCCAAAAATAATACAATGA CCAAACCGTCTCCTCCCTCGCcttcgcagcagcagcagccgacAATGGTTTCCCTCGCTCCTTTCGTCTTGAAGAGGCCTTGGTTGGTCAAGGCGCTGACGCCCGCGGCCAATTGGTATGCTGGCGCTTCTGGATACCGCCAGCTCGGTCTGAG ATACGACGACCtcctcgaggaagagaacgAAGCCGTGCAAATCGCCCTCAAGCGCCTCTCCGCAAAGGAGTCCTACGAGCGCGTCTACCGCATCCGCCGCTCTGTCCAGTGCAGCTACACCCACAAGCTGCTCCCCAAGGACCAGTGGACCAAGCCCGAGGAG GATGTCCCTTACCTGCGCAACATCCTTGCCCAGGTCGAGGCCGAGCTCGCTGAGAAGGACGCCCTGGATTCCATGACCGTCATCAAGAAGCACTAA